The genome window ACCCAAACCAGAAAAAATATTAACAAAATGGCGGAACAAATTACTGAAGTGATACCCAAAAGTATTCATAAAAGTTTATTTGCTTTTTCTGCTTATACTTTTGAAAAGTTACCAAGAAATAAACAGTTTACTATGTAATTATGCCATGATGGATTAACAAAAAATAGTCTGAATTCGTTAGCGAGGTATCAGTTACCCGGGTCGCTGCAGTACTGTATCGGTAGCTGAAGATTGTTAAAGGGCTTGCTAACGTTAGCTCTGGTATTTATCTGTATTTAATGCAAGATAGTTAAGTAAGTACACAGTTGTTTATGATGTGAAATTGTAAATGTGCATTGTAACTGCAcacaaaatgtactgtaaaaaaTGACCTGCTATTTAAGAATATATCATGGTCTCTTAACTGTCAGTTGGTTGCTGTTAACTACCGTAGCTAGTTCGCCAGCAAGATAGTTAAGAAAATGAACTGTACACAAAATGTACAATCAAAGGCACCCAGTAGCAAACTGTGGAGGACTAAACCTgacaaaattaaaaataaataaataaatgtataaataaatgtattcattcatatttttttttttatatattaaaaaaatgtatgaaaaaatatttattaagcatttatttatttacatggccatttatttctgtatttatttatttttgtatttatttatttctgtgtacatttatttctgtatttccttgtccttaagctaatgaggtaagctgtcaatcaatgtatgtcacggtgtcacgttaaccccattggttgatcagtatcagagtgcgaagatggactttccatgcttGGGGGATTCATAAAGTTAATGTTTACTTGGCAAActatgagttagagaccattgtaacattcagtccatcatgtgattatcattacagcttactgtctgtttatgtgtgtgtgtgtgtgtctatggcccttgcagtctggcattgctactgaggttgatgtgagctgaaaaggaggcccagtgccttggaggtggatgtcagaccactggacgaaggagcgctggatgggaggccactagttgaaggagcgctggatgggagaacacTGAATGAGAGATTTCTGGTTGAGGGAAAATGTAATGGAGTGGGCTATCTCATATTTTaaccacagtatttttgtcattactatgcttttaattgtggtcgttattgagttagattgagtttgctcctgttgactttagcaaaccacctctttctcctctcactatcagctgggaagctggagcctacatcacgactccctatttggagcatgcGATACATCCCCATGCATCACACCCAACCATTATGAAATCCAAGATGCTAggtgcaagaccaagacagcACAGTGTAGACAAAAGCGTTACCTTTATTGTGTCACCCTTTACACTCTTTTCATAGCAGAGACTAAAATAACAtgtgtacatatttgaatagtcatgttgactatcatgtagttgtactgtagcctttcacaaccaagtccttgaggtttaatcattgtgcactacacatgcataaaatgttattaaactgttacctatttctatcattacatggttataatcaccttgtgtgctgtcagttattgatgattcaataaaaaggaataagtagggcaagattaaataaGAGATTAAATTTGCTACAttctggcttctacatttctagctagcataaaaaaatctcggcactttaagatactgaaatgttaaatgtactagctagctctagatgcCAGAAAATGGGCCAAGAACTTgcacattcttaccttggcacagctccatcatacactacagtacaactgttcctcaacgacgatgctgctgtgtttgaaactgatgctagctcgctctagttTTAACTAGCCTACTTTacagtaccatgaacgtaaaggCAATCAATTGACGCAACTCTTTCTCTTCatgactctgcatgcagctaaatggtacaaattggtatccagagcctcaacgcGAAAAAGTAAcacttttttagcaaggttagccAGCAAAAACTCTCAAATCTCTGActatctgttgcgtgtgtgtagtattttgtttactaaggtagtcatagcaaccccaagcatggaaagtccatcttcgcactctgataccgatcaaccaatggggttaacgtgacaccgtgacatacattgattgacagcttacctcattagcttaaggacaaggaaatacagaaataaatgtacacagaaataaataaatacaggaataaatgtacacagaaataaataaatacagaaataaatgtacacagaaataaataaatacaaaactaaataaatacagaaataaatgtacacagaaataaataaatacaaaactaaataaatacagaaataaatggccatgtaaataaataaataaatacgtaataaatattttttcatacatttttttaatatgttatttttttttatgtatgaatacatttatttatacatttatttattcatttatttttaattttggcaggtttggtcctccatagcaAACTGGAGAAGGGGTTTAAATTGTATGCCTCGTCCTACATTCATGAATACGAAGGTGAGTCTGTCATTCTAGCGTTAGCTAGTTGTAGGCTAATGTAAAAATTGCGTTACCTCAGCGATAGTATCGTTAGTATCTGTGAGGTGAATATTTTTTCAGCCAAGTTAAGAATTTATGATTTAACATGTTTAAGTATATAATTCGATATAGCCTATACATGATTGTAACGTTACTTTGTTGAAGTACTCTGCTGtaatctgtgtgtatgtaattCATAGTGTCAAATAAAGACAGGGCGACAGGAGAGGTAGCTGTGCAGGCTTCGTGCTTCAGGTCGATGAGGAAGCACGAAAAACCTCATATAGTGAAAGTAGGGTGTCATTGGTAGTATGTTGGTTCGATTTCAACTGTTCTGAGACGTTCAAGCTCAGCTGTTCGTAGAGGTTTAAGTTGGGATAACCAGATAACAAAtatccgacgaggcaaaatcccggacgattttggaatcaattttttaggtctcaaaaagagcacatgtccgggtaaaagaggacgtctggtcaccctatttgAGTTCAAGATTTGTACATTTGATGTAAATAGGAGTGTATGTCTTCAGGGTACTTGTTGTGACCACAAGTCTCTATTTGAACACACCATTTAAGGAGGGTGCTCCATCTCATGCCAACAGTTTGTTTGTAAGTGCCTGTCATCTTGGTGATCTGCAGGTGCTCATGTGTGGCTGGTACTGCCATGTGCAACCACACAGTTGCTCTGCTGTTCCAGACAGCCCACTTCTCCCAGCTCAGTGTGCCAGTGGTTCCACCGGTTCACAGCTGTACAGAAGAGGAGCAACAATGGCACAAACCACGGACAGCTGTAAATGTCATAATCTCAAATTTTACAATGCAGATGAAGCTGAAACGTTTTACAATGAAGACTTGTCATTAACACCTAATTTGTTGCTTATTTCTCAGGGCATAAAACCAGGACCAGTTGGCAAGATGGTGGTTACAAAGCCTGTGCAAGGCCGGATGTGTAAAGGCGGCTTACGGTAAATGTTCAAGATTCAAAATTGCTTAATTACATCACATTTACCTGTAAAACAGTGTAAAAAATATGTTGTGGCTGCCTCACATTTTATAGTGTCATGTTATATGCATTTGAATGCATATAATTTCTTCGAAGGAACACTCTGATGAGAGGGATGGTTGGCCCACTTCCTGACCTGTCTGTGCTGCGTGTGACAGAGACATACAGTGGACTAAATCTACAAGATAGGCCAATGGTGACAACAATGGGTATGAGTGCGACCAAAACAGTAGCAGAGTCAGAGTTTGGACCGGTGCAGAGGGGAAGTGTTTTATCCTATCAACAGCCCAAACTCCTCTCCAAAAACATTGTGTTGCATCCGAATGCTCCACCCTCTCCCAATCTTCCCCTGGAGGCCCACAAACTTTCAccaacagagtgtgtgtgggtatgcacAGAGGAGGAGCAGTTGCATTTGCAAAGCCTGACTGTGTCCATGGAGATGGCACATAGAATTGAAGTCTCCACACGTGATCAGAGCTCTACTCAGGAATAGCACATGCTACGACAGCAAAGAATAACGTCATCAAGGTTCAGGGAGGTGTGTCATGTGCGCGGCCACAGTACCTCAGAATCTCTTGCCGAGAGAATGATTTGTGGCACCAGGCAGACTGCAGACATGAAGAGGGGATCGGACATGGAATTCGAGGCAGCTAAACAGTATGCAAACAGCACAAATGTGAATTACTCACCTTGTGGACTAGTCATCCATCCACAGGTTCCATGGCTAGGTACTTCACCAGATGGGCTTGTTTACGATCCCACAACCCCATCATTCGGTTTAGTGGAAATTAAATGTCCAAATGTAAAAAATTACGTGGAGTGTAAGTATTTGTTGATGTCAAATGGAAGTTTCAAGCTAAGGAAAAGCCATGTGTACTTTTGGCAAGTGCAAGGACAGCTTCTTATAACAGGACTTGCTTtgtgtgattttttttgtttgggcTGAAGATGATTTCTTTGTACAGCGAAGTTCAAGAGGTAATCAGACAAAAGTGTGATACATGTTACTTTGGTGTTTATATGCAAAAGTACCTCTCAATGAGACGTAATGTGTAAGATTGATgtttaatttacaatataaaatcaACAAGCCATCAATTAACAACTGTTAAAAaagaaatacatatatttacaaAAGGTTCTGTGTGATAATATTAGTAACAAGAAATTGTTTAACAAATGGTAACAAGAGATCTTCCAGGACAGAACATTTCAGTTGGGACCCTTCTTATTTAGCCCATGCCCTGACAAGGGGTTTGTTTTGGTAGTTCACAAGCAAACAAGCAACAGTATACATTTCATTGATGCTCCCAGCAATTGACAGTGGTATGACTGAGTCAAATAACTtgttctccttcactctccttATTACTCTTTCAACGTGCACTCTGAGACGTGCTATTTTTTGTGTCTGGAGGACGCATTCTGCCAGCATCTGGCTCCGTTTCTGCAGAAAAGGGGGGCAGTAGACCTTGCACTTGACCACATCTGATATCAGAAAGCCCTTGTCAACCATGACGCCCATGTCATCAGTAAGGAGATCAGCTAAGCCTGAACGTCTAAAAAGCTCTTTGTCGCTCACAGACCTCTCATAGAGTGAGGAAACAAAGGTCACTGCACCATGAGGGGCCATCCCAATCAGTCCCTTCATGGTGCAGTGAGATTTGTACGCTGAGTACATCCCActctggaggagaagagaagatggTGTCTGGCATTTGAGCTCTGTGCAGTCCACGATTACTTGTGTATCCGGGAATTCTTTGAACTTCTGAGCTTTTACATCCTCTTTTTCCATCCAGATACACACCGAGCCCAGGAGTGTGTAGAGGTAGTTTGTCCATGAGGACAAGATGCGGCTTACGGTGGACTGGTGTATTGTGAATCTGTTGGCCAAGTCCCTCTCTTTAAGGCCAGCCGCTAGGTACATCAGGAAGAGGAACAGCTCGTCTATGGGTTGTAATGACTGTTGAGATAAAACAATATGATTGTTAAGGCAATGTAGAAGGTTACCAGGGTTAAAGAACTACATGCACCAACTAAACATGCAAATACAAACCGTGTGTGCAGGACGGACCACTGAGACTGGTTCATTTCTCCTCTCAGCAGCTCTGGCCCTTGACTTTCTGATCTTTTTGTGCACTGATGGCTCAATCAGTCCCCAAAACATCATAAAATGCCGGTAACTGGCAAATCTATGAGAAGAAAACACAGACAAAGCGTACAGACTTTACAAAGTATAGATACCAAACAGATTTACAGAGATTACCCTACATCCACATCTCCTTTTTCTCTAGCCTTCCTATAGCCTACTCTCACTTCTTGtccttctctttgtctttttcaCTAACtccatgtgtgcgtgtatgttatCTCCTCAACATACTCGCTCTCATAGCTCTATCTACAAGCAACAACAAACATCACAGTCGTCAGCCAAGAAATGTTGCCATAACTACTAAAGAGGGGCTGCTTTGACTATAGCataacattttttgtaggtttaGTTTCAACTACAGTACTGAAACTAACTGCTGTCATAAAACATACCACTTACCTTGTGTAGAAACGAATGTCGTCGTCGGATCCCGCAAATCTCTGTAACTCAAAGGTGGCCTGCATTTTCAGTTCCTTCAACTCTCTGTGTAACAGCTCGATCTCTTTTTGGAGTTCCTCGTTTTTAACCGCTGCCATGTCCAGGCCTGCAGTTTCAGGGACAGAGCAGTAGTCGTGGTCTGCGACAACAGCGCACTCCATGGGTTCTGGAGACGGCACAGTGGGCTGCGGCTGTCTTTCCACCCGGTCCCACACACTGAGTCTCGATGGGGGGACTTCAAAGTTGTTCCATTTAAACAATAATGGAACAGCTCCTTTCGTGAGCCGTCTCTTCCCACCTTCTGACTTTGCCTCTGATAGATCATGAGGAGTAAAGTGCAGGCTGCATACCTTACTGTGTGAAGTCACTTGATAACGTTCACGACAAACTTTAACCAGCCACAGTCTCCTCAGAGATTCATCGCTTGGAAATGAATGAAAACTAAGAGTGCCGTTGTATGTTGACGACGCAGTACACTCCGGCACACAGCAGTGCTCATGGTACTGCTTTATTTGTGTCTGGTATacacttttattttttatcatggCTGCTACGACGCCATCTCGCTATCAACAAATAGTAACTAGGAAGTAAACCGGAACACTCTGAACCGTATTATTTGGCTTTTCGAAAGACGGACGTGACGTAACAGTCTGGCGTGCATAGAGCCCATTGGCTGTCTGTTAAGACAGGTGCTTGATTCCGTTGGCCTTGGGAGCATGGTCAGCCCGATTCAGGCCCGCAAGAAGTGGGACGACCTAAAAACCAAATATAAGGTATGACCAGAGTCACACATGACCTACCATTGGAATATTGCATGCACTGTT of Hypomesus transpacificus isolate Combined female unplaced genomic scaffold, fHypTra1 scaffold_89, whole genome shotgun sequence contains these proteins:
- the LOC124466285 gene encoding uncharacterized protein LOC124466285, yielding MECAVVADHDYCSVPETAGLDMAAVKNEELQKEIELLHRELKELKMQATFELQRFAGSDDDIRFYTRFASYRHFMMFWGLIEPSVHKKIRKSRARAAERRNEPVSVVRPAHTSLQPIDELFLFLMYLAAGLKERDLANRFTIHQSTVSRILSSWTNYLYTLLGSVCIWMEKEDVKAQKFKEFPDTQVIVDCTELKCQTPSSLLLQSGMYSAYKSHCTMKGLIGMAPHGAVTFVSSLYERSVSDKELFRRSGLADLLTDDMGVMVDKGFLISDVVKCKVYCPPFLQKRSQMLAECVLQTQKIARLRVHVERVIRRVKENKLFDSVIPLSIAGSINEMYTVACLLVNYQNKPLVRAWAK